From Chloroflexota bacterium, a single genomic window includes:
- a CDS encoding ParA family protein → MPYVIAICHQKGGVAKTTTVLSLGACFVEQRHQTLIIDLDPQANLTTAAGLHPATMRHSAADVLLGNETLLRVSRETKLPGLDVVPSNPDMLVVSKALYARSQFEYLLRDNLAGKDLAFYDFVVIDCPPSLGPITISALTASNLVVIPTQCEYFSVQALEGIFQMIRLVRTRTNPQLIYRMLITMFDGRGHLHSRVLAHMQQRFADSILQTVIGVDSKLRESQLVGKPITVHAPNSRGTQQYRQLTQEILQYVQQRQQLPETA, encoded by the coding sequence CCTTACGTCATCGCCATCTGCCACCAAAAAGGCGGCGTCGCCAAAACCACCACCGTGCTCTCGCTAGGGGCCTGCTTCGTCGAGCAACGCCATCAAACATTGATCATTGATCTCGACCCGCAAGCCAACCTGACCACTGCCGCCGGCCTGCACCCGGCCACCATGCGCCACTCGGCGGCAGACGTTTTGCTGGGCAATGAAACCCTGCTTCGCGTCAGCCGCGAAACCAAACTGCCCGGTCTCGACGTGGTGCCTTCCAACCCCGACATGCTGGTGGTGTCGAAGGCGCTCTACGCCCGGTCGCAGTTTGAATACCTGCTGCGCGACAACCTGGCCGGCAAAGACCTGGCCTTTTACGATTTCGTGGTCATTGACTGCCCGCCGTCGCTGGGGCCGATCACCATTAGCGCCCTCACCGCTTCGAACCTGGTCGTCATTCCCACCCAGTGCGAATATTTTTCAGTCCAGGCCCTCGAAGGCATCTTCCAGATGATCCGGCTGGTGCGAACCAGAACCAACCCGCAACTCATCTACCGGATGCTCATCACCATGTTCGACGGGCGCGGCCACCTGCACAGCCGGGTGCTGGCGCACATGCAACAACGGTTTGCCGACTCGATCCTGCAAACCGTCATCGGCGTAGATAGCAAACTGCGCGAGAGCCAGTTGGTGGGCAAGCCCATTACCGTTCACGCGCCGAACAGCCGGGGCACGCAACAGTACCGGCAGTTGACTCAGGAAATCTTGCAGTATGTCCAACAACGACAACAGTTACCAGAAACGGCTTGA
- a CDS encoding GAF domain-containing protein, with protein sequence MSNNDNSYQKRLESLFSGIEPPEPTPPPPEPPRPEPPTPPAPDTGASSQAEAQAAMAQAEQQAAKDREQGEAEQARLRAAIAQAEELAAKEREQREAEQARLQATIAQAEQQAAKDREQREAEEARFQAAIVRAQQQAAQERKQREAEIARFEASVDRVRQQAAQEIGQREDELTKLEAELAQARQQAEQERQEREAAMAAMEKLRAAQATAGAPDTEKSTPAHALPKPEAASQASPAAKPAQHIPEKDSARHTAKFTISQWRENLLKTLLNGASALGALTLIISLVRVINDGDLFLGLIYIVVYAVLLTATFIRMPYRLRASIFLLIMYGLGGTLLVQYGLSGNGRLFLFAFTATTLLLLSLRASLGALIMSLLTMGAIGWMMSNNLLTTPRAEVVASTDSIIWATGSVVFLLLAVVVMRGLSMLKTEFVSTRYREQSMVEELQREREQLEQRVLERTKLIERRTTQIVTGAEVARAASAELNPDELLRRTVNLIRERFELYYVGAFLVDETGRYAELRAGTGEAGQTMLANHHRLEVGGNSMIGRAASEGQPRLALDVGFEGIRFNNPLLPNTRSEMALPLIAREHVLGAISIQSDQPEAFSPEDIVSLQGMTDLVAIALDNAHLFQEAQGALAEVTTLHQRYLSQAWERFSQSQHDQAGRLPTFAYANNTLIQGGAVELPAIESAVETQKAVVTHSHDGSTVTVPLKLRDQIIGAIALEAEEADHVWDPDELALIEAAAEQAALALENARLIEEAETALAEARRLANREQTVNVISDKLRRLPDVNSILSTTLVELGKTLGAGKGLVRLSGPGNNQEIPARKVSND encoded by the coding sequence ATGTCCAACAACGACAACAGTTACCAGAAACGGCTTGAGTCACTGTTCTCTGGCATTGAGCCGCCAGAGCCGACCCCGCCGCCGCCCGAACCGCCCAGGCCCGAACCGCCAACGCCGCCCGCTCCCGACACAGGCGCATCGTCACAGGCCGAAGCGCAAGCGGCCATGGCTCAGGCCGAGCAACAAGCCGCCAAAGATCGTGAGCAAGGTGAAGCCGAGCAGGCCAGGCTTCGGGCCGCCATCGCTCAGGCAGAAGAACTGGCCGCCAAAGAGCGCGAACAACGCGAAGCCGAGCAGGCCAGGCTTCAGGCCACAATTGCTCAAGCCGAGCAACAGGCCGCCAAAGATCGTGAACAGCGCGAAGCTGAAGAAGCCCGCTTTCAGGCCGCTATTGTCCGCGCCCAGCAACAAGCCGCTCAGGAGCGCAAGCAACGCGAAGCCGAAATTGCCAGGTTTGAAGCCAGTGTGGATCGTGTGCGCCAGCAGGCCGCCCAGGAAATCGGCCAGCGCGAAGACGAACTGACCAAACTCGAAGCTGAACTGGCCCAGGCCCGGCAACAAGCCGAACAGGAACGACAGGAACGTGAAGCCGCAATGGCGGCCATGGAAAAGTTGCGCGCCGCCCAGGCCACCGCCGGGGCGCCCGACACTGAGAAATCAACGCCCGCCCACGCCCTCCCCAAACCCGAGGCGGCCTCCCAAGCGAGTCCGGCGGCCAAACCCGCCCAGCACATTCCCGAAAAGGATTCCGCCCGGCACACCGCCAAGTTCACCATCTCTCAGTGGCGCGAGAATTTGCTCAAAACTCTGCTGAACGGCGCAAGCGCCCTGGGCGCATTGACGCTAATCATTTCGCTCGTCAGAGTGATCAACGATGGCGACTTGTTTCTGGGCCTCATTTACATTGTCGTCTACGCCGTCCTGCTGACGGCCACGTTCATTCGCATGCCTTACCGCCTGCGAGCCAGCATCTTCCTGCTCATCATGTACGGCCTGGGCGGGACGCTCCTGGTGCAATATGGCCTGAGCGGCAACGGGCGGCTCTTCCTCTTCGCCTTCACCGCCACCACCCTCCTGCTGTTGAGTTTGCGGGCCAGCCTGGGCGCGCTCATTATGAGCCTGCTGACGATGGGCGCAATCGGCTGGATGATGAGCAACAACTTGTTGACTACGCCCCGGGCCGAAGTGGTGGCCTCAACCGACTCGATCATCTGGGCCACCGGAAGCGTCGTCTTTCTCTTATTGGCTGTCGTGGTGATGCGCGGTTTGTCTATGCTCAAGACCGAATTCGTTTCAACCCGGTATCGCGAGCAGAGCATGGTGGAAGAACTGCAACGCGAACGCGAACAGCTTGAGCAACGCGTGCTCGAGCGCACCAAACTCATCGAACGCCGCACCACCCAAATCGTCACCGGGGCCGAGGTGGCTCGCGCCGCCAGCGCCGAACTCAACCCCGACGAACTCCTGCGCCGGACGGTGAACCTGATCCGGGAGCGTTTCGAGTTATATTATGTGGGCGCGTTTTTGGTGGACGAGACGGGGCGTTACGCCGAGTTGCGGGCCGGGACCGGCGAGGCGGGACAGACCATGCTTGCCAACCACCATCGCCTGGAAGTGGGCGGCAATTCAATGATTGGCCGCGCGGCCAGCGAAGGCCAGCCACGCCTGGCGCTCGATGTCGGTTTTGAGGGCATTCGCTTCAACAACCCGCTCCTGCCCAACACCCGCTCGGAAATGGCCCTGCCCCTCATCGCTCGCGAGCATGTTCTGGGCGCAATTTCGATTCAATCAGATCAGCCCGAGGCCTTCTCGCCGGAAGACATCGTTTCTCTGCAAGGCATGACCGACCTGGTTGCTATTGCTCTGGACAACGCTCACCTCTTCCAGGAAGCCCAGGGCGCTCTGGCCGAAGTGACGACGCTTCATCAGCGGTATCTCTCGCAAGCCTGGGAGCGGTTCTCCCAAAGCCAGCACGATCAGGCAGGCCGCTTGCCTACCTTTGCTTATGCCAACAACACGCTGATCCAGGGCGGCGCTGTGGAATTGCCGGCGATTGAGTCGGCGGTGGAAACACAGAAAGCGGTAGTGACCCACAGCCACGACGGCTCAACCGTCACCGTCCCGCTCAAATTGCGCGATCAGATCATTGGCGCAATCGCGCTGGAAGCCGAAGAGGCCGATCACGTCTGGGACCCGGACGAGTTGGCTCTCATTGAAGCCGCCGCCGAGCAGGCCGCTCTGGCGCTGGAGAATGCACGGCTGATCGAAGAGGCCGAGACGGCGCTGGCCGAAGCCCGTCGCCTGGCCAACCGCGAGCAAACCGTCAACGTCATCAGCGACAAGTTGCGCCGCCTGCCCGACGTGAACAGCATTCTCTCCACGACGCTGGTGGAGCTGGGCAAAACGTTGGGCGCTGGCAAAGGCCTGGTTCGGCTGAGCGGGCCAGGCAACAACCAAGAGATACCGGCTCGGAAGGTGAGCAATGATTAG
- a CDS encoding GAF domain-containing protein, with translation MIRRLLNRLGRVRSNWPLATQLVVAVLAVLVPTTVAVTVIVVAILQNTISEQVGNNLYTIAQSTARRVADQLAQEVNNLDTLARSQAVVADVQTANTSYPASEAIARQELDQMTAQWTAAQPNNPLVLDRQSLTSSIDLRNFANRYPDNVEVFVTDRYGGLVAITTPPEAFAHSDEVWWTLAYNSGIGAVYISPPEFEPVSNLYTIVIAVPIYQPNSREVIGILHARYRLQALINQLTGVDVGVTGEAMLFSESGLRLDTTSTEEIRIPEEEWRNMLDAQWHIGEFQSQQSMVAQAFVLTDVGPSDINNLGWAVIIRQNVNESLAASLAVVRAAGVIGVIGLIIAIVFTIFVARALVQPLAELTRLAKEAQSGNLNVNVPMAGRDEIGQLSQAFNSMISEIRASTGVLEEKVAERTTQLAAINEIAATVSSTLEIDEVMDLTVNLIRDRLGFYHVSIFLLDEEGETAILRESTGEVGRQLKERGHRLGVGSQSIMGYVTANRKPRIALDVGSDTVHFKNPLLPNTRSEMGLPLIVGDTLLGALDVQSTLSKAFDTEDVAVLQSMANQIAVAINNARLFKEAQTRLAEISLLSRQYLSEAWDNYSRSHPETVSLRLEGNTVEPAPDEAMNGDPLSLTQPYLSNDGTEMFIPITLRGQVIGEFMLSAPNEDRQWTQDELRLAEAVIAQAALAVENARLLEETQSALAETKRLARRERVISEVTSKIAFGSDVKRILQIAAEELQRATGSSRAVVRLTSPSREGA, from the coding sequence ATGATTAGGCGTTTACTCAATCGCCTGGGCCGGGTGCGATCCAACTGGCCGCTGGCTACTCAGTTGGTTGTGGCGGTGTTGGCCGTGCTGGTACCCACCACTGTGGCCGTTACTGTCATCGTGGTGGCAATCCTGCAAAACACGATTTCCGAACAAGTTGGCAATAATCTGTACACCATTGCCCAGTCCACGGCGCGGCGCGTGGCCGACCAACTGGCGCAGGAAGTAAACAACCTGGACACGCTGGCCCGCAGTCAAGCCGTCGTTGCTGACGTACAAACCGCCAATACCAGTTATCCGGCTTCCGAGGCGATTGCCCGCCAGGAACTCGATCAGATGACAGCGCAGTGGACGGCGGCTCAACCCAACAACCCGCTGGTGCTGGATCGCCAGAGCTTGACCTCCAGTATTGATTTACGCAACTTCGCCAATCGTTATCCCGACAACGTCGAAGTGTTTGTCACCGATCGCTATGGCGGTTTGGTCGCCATCACCACCCCGCCCGAGGCCTTCGCCCATTCCGACGAAGTGTGGTGGACGCTGGCGTACAACAGCGGCATCGGCGCGGTGTACATCAGCCCGCCGGAATTTGAGCCGGTCAGCAATCTTTACACCATTGTCATCGCCGTGCCGATTTACCAGCCTAACAGCCGCGAAGTCATCGGCATCCTTCATGCCCGCTATCGCCTGCAAGCTTTGATCAACCAACTGACCGGCGTGGACGTGGGCGTGACCGGCGAGGCCATGCTATTCAGCGAGAGCGGCCTGCGGCTCGACACCACCTCGACTGAGGAGATTCGCATCCCGGAAGAAGAGTGGCGGAACATGCTGGACGCCCAGTGGCACATCGGCGAATTTCAGTCACAACAAAGCATGGTCGCCCAGGCTTTTGTCCTTACCGATGTCGGCCCGTCCGACATCAACAACCTGGGCTGGGCGGTCATCATCCGCCAAAACGTAAATGAAAGTCTGGCCGCCTCGCTGGCCGTCGTGCGGGCGGCGGGCGTCATCGGCGTCATCGGCCTGATCATCGCCATTGTCTTTACCATCTTCGTCGCCCGGGCGCTGGTGCAACCGCTGGCCGAACTGACGCGCCTGGCCAAGGAAGCCCAGAGCGGCAACCTCAACGTCAACGTGCCAATGGCGGGCCGCGACGAGATCGGCCAGCTCTCTCAAGCCTTCAATTCCATGATTTCAGAAATCCGCGCCTCCACCGGCGTGCTGGAAGAAAAAGTAGCCGAGCGCACCACCCAGTTGGCGGCCATCAATGAAATCGCCGCCACCGTGTCATCCACCCTGGAAATTGACGAAGTAATGGATCTCACCGTCAACCTGATTCGTGACCGGTTGGGCTTTTATCACGTTTCGATCTTCCTGCTGGATGAAGAGGGTGAGACGGCGATCCTGCGCGAGTCTACCGGCGAGGTGGGCCGCCAACTCAAAGAGCGCGGCCACCGACTGGGCGTGGGGTCGCAGTCCATTATGGGTTACGTCACCGCCAACCGCAAGCCGCGAATCGCGCTCGACGTGGGGTCTGACACCGTCCACTTCAAAAACCCGCTCCTGCCCAACACCCGATCCGAAATGGGCCTGCCGCTGATCGTGGGCGACACGCTGCTGGGCGCGCTCGACGTGCAGTCCACCCTCTCTAAAGCATTCGACACCGAAGACGTGGCGGTGCTTCAGAGCATGGCCAACCAGATCGCCGTTGCCATCAACAACGCGCGCCTGTTCAAGGAAGCGCAGACCCGCCTGGCCGAGATCAGCTTGCTCAGCCGTCAATACCTCAGCGAGGCCTGGGACAATTATTCCCGCTCGCACCCGGAAACGGTTAGCTTGCGCCTGGAAGGCAACACCGTCGAACCCGCGCCGGACGAGGCAATGAACGGCGACCCTCTAAGCCTGACCCAGCCCTATTTGTCGAACGATGGCACCGAGATGTTTATCCCGATCACCTTGCGCGGTCAGGTCATCGGCGAATTCATGCTGAGCGCCCCGAACGAAGATCGGCAGTGGACACAGGATGAACTGAGGCTGGCCGAGGCAGTCATTGCCCAGGCGGCGCTGGCGGTTGAAAACGCGCGCCTGCTGGAAGAGACTCAAAGCGCGCTGGCCGAGACAAAACGCCTGGCCCGCCGCGAGCGCGTCATCTCTGAAGTGACCAGCAAGATCGCCTTTGGCTCGGACGTCAAGCGCATTCTGCAAATTGCCGCCGAGGAACTGCAACGTGCCACCGGCAGCAGCCGGGCCGTCGTGCGGTTAACCAGTCCGTC